One window of Candidatus Hydrothermales bacterium genomic DNA carries:
- a CDS encoding polyribonucleotide nucleotidyltransferase — translation MKSYKINLDNSEITIEVGEIARQSQASVLVKSGETVILAVALSSRKTEKTDFLPLLVEYREQTFAAGKIPGGFIKREGRPRDKEIIYGRAIDRSIRPHFPKDFTDEVEVIVLLLSYDMEHEGDLLGIIGSSCALTISDIPFLGPIGAVRVGKINGKFVINPTKSELEKSEFNLLVSGNREGISMIEFQGKEIKEEEVLESIKFAKPYIEKLVLFQENIQKEIGKDKYEYKKIEIDDEIIRRINNYRDELGKKLFIQEKVLRTKALEELREKIVGELIKDFPDKELEIKIALNECEKNIVRERTVKEKRRMDGRALNEIRPIRCEVSVLPRTHGSAIFTRGETQALCVTTLGTKEDAQRLSELEGEEVKRFMLHYMFPGFSTGEISPLKGPSRREIGHGHLAEKAIEPLMPPEEKFPYTVRVVSLILESNGSTSMASVCGASLSLMDAGIPINASCAGISIGWMDYDGEDVLLTDIIGSEDHYGNMDFKVAGTYKGITAIQLDIKKTFLPDHLLEKALFEAKRAREFILQTMSKTIKEPRSSISKYAPKVRAFFIPKEKIGEVIGPGGRVIKRIIEKTNVKIDIDDTTGEVFVYGEQSENVEEAQRMIEEIVQDVKVGKIYIGRVRRVENFGVFVEIIPGKVGLLHISEWSPYRPKNLLQEVKVGDEIIVKVIEIDELGRIKLSRKGIDYNLKIYKE, via the coding sequence TTGAAATCCTATAAAATTAACTTAGATAACTCGGAGATAACTATAGAAGTAGGAGAGATCGCAAGACAGAGTCAAGCCTCAGTTTTAGTTAAAAGCGGAGAAACTGTTATATTAGCCGTGGCACTATCCTCTCGTAAAACTGAAAAAACCGACTTTCTCCCCTTACTTGTCGAATATAGAGAACAAACCTTCGCAGCTGGCAAAATACCAGGAGGATTCATAAAAAGAGAGGGAAGACCCCGAGATAAGGAAATAATATACGGACGAGCCATAGATAGAAGCATAAGACCTCACTTCCCTAAAGACTTTACTGACGAGGTAGAAGTAATAGTTTTGCTTCTATCCTACGACATGGAACATGAGGGCGACTTGCTCGGTATAATCGGATCTTCCTGTGCCTTAACTATATCTGATATTCCATTTCTCGGCCCCATTGGTGCTGTAAGAGTAGGAAAAATAAATGGAAAATTCGTAATAAACCCCACAAAAAGTGAACTTGAAAAAAGTGAATTCAATCTTCTGGTATCTGGGAATAGAGAAGGCATAAGTATGATAGAGTTTCAAGGAAAAGAGATAAAAGAGGAAGAGGTACTCGAGTCTATAAAGTTCGCAAAACCCTACATTGAAAAGCTAGTCCTGTTTCAAGAAAACATTCAAAAGGAAATAGGAAAAGACAAATACGAATACAAGAAAATAGAAATTGACGATGAAATCATAAGAAGAATAAATAACTATAGAGATGAACTAGGAAAAAAATTATTTATTCAAGAAAAGGTATTAAGAACAAAAGCACTAGAAGAACTGAGAGAAAAAATAGTTGGAGAACTAATCAAAGATTTCCCAGATAAAGAATTAGAAATAAAAATAGCACTAAATGAGTGTGAAAAAAATATAGTAAGAGAAAGGACAGTAAAAGAAAAAAGAAGAATGGATGGAAGAGCTTTAAACGAAATAAGACCAATAAGATGTGAGGTCTCAGTTTTACCAAGAACACACGGATCAGCCATATTTACAAGAGGCGAAACTCAAGCCCTCTGTGTTACTACTTTAGGAACTAAAGAGGATGCTCAAAGACTAAGTGAACTTGAAGGAGAAGAAGTGAAAAGATTTATGCTCCACTATATGTTTCCTGGATTCTCAACTGGTGAGATTTCTCCTTTAAAGGGACCATCAAGAAGAGAAATAGGTCATGGTCATCTTGCCGAAAAAGCTATAGAACCACTTATGCCGCCAGAAGAAAAATTTCCATATACAGTAAGAGTTGTCTCACTTATACTTGAATCTAACGGTTCAACTTCAATGGCTTCTGTGTGTGGAGCCTCACTTTCTCTTATGGATGCTGGAATTCCAATAAATGCATCTTGCGCAGGAATTTCAATAGGATGGATGGATTATGACGGAGAAGATGTTTTACTTACCGATATAATAGGCTCTGAAGACCATTACGGAAATATGGATTTTAAGGTAGCAGGAACATATAAGGGAATTACAGCTATACAACTTGATATAAAAAAGACCTTTTTACCAGACCATCTTTTGGAGAAAGCACTCTTTGAAGCAAAAAGAGCAAGAGAATTTATACTCCAAACTATGTCCAAAACAATTAAAGAGCCAAGAAGTTCGATTTCAAAGTATGCTCCAAAGGTAAGAGCCTTCTTTATACCAAAGGAAAAAATAGGCGAGGTAATTGGACCTGGAGGAAGAGTAATAAAGAGAATAATTGAAAAAACTAACGTAAAGATTGATATAGATGATACAACAGGTGAAGTATTCGTCTACGGTGAACAAAGTGAGAATGTTGAAGAGGCCCAAAGGATGATAGAAGAAATAGTCCAAGACGTGAAGGTCGGAAAAATTTATATTGGAAGGGTAAGAAGAGTAGAAAACTTTGGTGTTTTTGTCGAGATTATTCCTGGAAAAGTTGGACTCTTACATATCTCAGAATGGTCGCCTTATAGACCAAAAAATTTACTCCAAGAGGTAAAAGTTGGAGATGAAATAATCGTAAAAGTAATTGAAATTGACGAACTAGGAAGAATAAAACTATCAAGAAAGGGTATCGATTATAATTTAAAAATTTATAAAGAATAA
- a CDS encoding acyl-CoA dehydrogenase family protein gives MKKFFDLDDYLTDEEKLIRDTIREFVKKEVLPYIGEWWLKGEFPKHLIPQMAELGLFGPTIPEKYGGAGLGYVAYGLMMQELEYGDSGIRSFCSVQSSLAMYSIYTFGSEEQKNKYLPEMAKGKLIGSYGLTEPNAGSDPASMETRCKKDGNSWVINGRKMWITNGTIGDLSIIWAKDENDRIQGFIIEKGTKGFESREIKTKISLRASDTSELILDEVRVPESQRLPNTEGLKSALMPLNEARYGITWGCVGAAWACFDEAYKHALVREQFKKKIASFQIIQQKLVDMFEKIWKGQLLCLHLGRMKEKGKARYIHVSLVKRNNTRLALEVAREARVILGAYGITTEYNALRHANNLESVHTYEGTYEIHTLIVGRYLTGIDAIDR, from the coding sequence TTGAAAAAATTTTTCGATTTAGACGATTACTTAACTGATGAAGAAAAATTAATAAGAGATACTATAAGAGAGTTTGTAAAAAAGGAAGTACTCCCGTACATTGGTGAATGGTGGCTAAAGGGTGAATTTCCGAAACACCTAATTCCTCAAATGGCTGAGCTTGGACTGTTTGGCCCAACTATTCCAGAAAAATACGGAGGAGCTGGACTTGGCTATGTTGCATATGGACTTATGATGCAAGAACTTGAGTACGGAGACTCTGGAATAAGAAGCTTTTGCTCAGTCCAATCCTCACTTGCTATGTACTCAATATACACTTTTGGATCTGAGGAACAAAAGAATAAATATTTACCGGAAATGGCTAAAGGCAAACTAATAGGTAGCTACGGCTTAACCGAACCTAACGCTGGAAGTGATCCAGCCTCTATGGAAACAAGGTGTAAAAAGGACGGAAACAGTTGGGTTATTAATGGAAGAAAAATGTGGATAACAAATGGAACAATTGGTGATTTATCTATAATATGGGCAAAAGATGAAAACGATAGAATACAAGGGTTCATAATAGAAAAAGGTACAAAAGGCTTTGAATCAAGAGAAATAAAAACAAAAATTTCGCTAAGAGCATCGGATACCTCCGAACTTATCTTAGATGAGGTGAGGGTTCCTGAGTCACAAAGATTACCTAATACTGAAGGTTTAAAATCCGCCTTAATGCCACTAAATGAGGCAAGATACGGTATCACTTGGGGTTGTGTAGGGGCTGCTTGGGCTTGCTTTGATGAAGCGTATAAACATGCTCTTGTAAGAGAACAGTTTAAAAAGAAAATCGCCTCTTTTCAAATAATCCAACAAAAATTAGTAGATATGTTTGAAAAAATATGGAAAGGGCAACTTCTTTGCCTTCATCTTGGAAGGATGAAAGAAAAGGGTAAAGCAAGGTATATTCACGTATCACTTGTAAAGAGAAACAACACAAGACTCGCACTTGAAGTTGCAAGGGAAGCAAGAGTGATTTTGGGGGCCTACGGTATAACAACCGAATATAACGCACTAAGGCATGCCAACAATCTCGAAAGTGTGCATACTTACGAGGGAACCTATGAAATCCATACTCTTATTGTAGGCAGATATTTAACAGGAATTGATGCGATAGATAGGTAA
- the thiL gene encoding thiamine-phosphate kinase: MDFFKSEEEFVEFIKRFQIPHPYVREGIGEDTAILEFNGKIISITTDSYSEDIHFRRSYLTLREIAYRTVAGALSDLAACGAKPITVLISLLIPENFSKNEIEEFYSGISEVLNNFGISISGGDLIKIKGKFSFTITCIGEISDYPILRRGAKENDLVCITGDTGRVLASLEMLENNIKVEEKIRKKLIEKFKYPKPRIAEIIELKEKLRISSGIDISDGISKDANRLAKASGVKIILEEEKLPLLPELVSFAGLLNKEPIYYVTNSGEEYEVLFTVPESEASKLPEWVAIIGRAEKGEGLFIKDKEGNLRELKGGYDFFETSKYF, encoded by the coding sequence ATGGATTTTTTTAAATCAGAAGAAGAATTTGTAGAGTTTATAAAAAGGTTTCAAATTCCTCATCCCTATGTAAGGGAGGGAATTGGAGAAGATACGGCTATTTTGGAATTTAATGGTAAAATAATTTCTATCACAACAGATTCTTACTCAGAGGACATACATTTTAGGAGAAGTTATTTAACTTTAAGGGAAATAGCCTATAGGACTGTAGCAGGAGCATTAAGCGATCTTGCAGCTTGTGGTGCAAAACCAATAACTGTTCTTATTTCCCTTTTAATACCTGAAAATTTTAGTAAAAACGAAATAGAAGAATTTTACTCAGGTATTAGTGAGGTTTTAAATAACTTTGGAATTTCGATTTCTGGCGGTGATTTGATAAAGATAAAAGGTAAATTCTCTTTCACGATAACCTGTATTGGAGAAATCAGTGACTATCCAATACTAAGAAGGGGAGCTAAAGAAAATGATTTAGTATGTATAACTGGTGATACGGGAAGAGTTCTCGCGTCACTTGAAATGCTTGAAAATAATATAAAAGTTGAAGAAAAGATAAGGAAAAAATTAATTGAAAAATTCAAATATCCAAAACCAAGAATTGCAGAAATTATAGAACTAAAAGAAAAATTAAGAATTAGCTCTGGTATTGATATTTCAGACGGTATATCAAAGGACGCAAATAGACTAGCAAAAGCCTCTGGTGTAAAAATAATACTGGAAGAAGAAAAACTCCCCCTTTTACCAGAACTTGTTTCTTTTGCAGGCCTATTAAATAAAGAACCAATTTATTATGTCACAAATTCGGGAGAAGAATATGAGGTTTTATTTACAGTTCCTGAATCTGAAGCTAGTAAATTACCAGAGTGGGTAGCCATAATAGGGAGGGCTGAAAAAGGAGAGGGTCTCTTTATAAAAGATAAGGAGGGTAATTTAAGGGAGTTAAAGGGGGGATATGATTTTTTTGAAACGAGTAAGTATTTTTGA
- a CDS encoding TIGR02253 family HAD-type hydrolase: MIKACIFDLDNTLLDFMRMKRESVEMAVEAMIDAGLKIKKDHAIEKIFKLYRETHIEDQRIFDRFLEIELGYVDYKILAAGIVAYRRAKTANMILYPHIKYVLTELLRMGLKLGVISDAPRLQAWTRLAEVGLHTIFDAVITWDDTGVRKPNPEPFLAILKKLDVEPHNALMVGDWAERDIYGAKEVGMITVFARYGDTFGTKNSGADFEIDDPLELIEIVKKLNENKGA, translated from the coding sequence ATGATAAAAGCTTGTATATTTGACCTTGATAATACCTTACTTGATTTTATGAGAATGAAAAGAGAGTCAGTAGAAATGGCAGTAGAGGCTATGATAGACGCCGGGCTAAAAATCAAAAAAGACCATGCAATTGAAAAAATCTTTAAACTTTATAGAGAAACACATATAGAAGATCAAAGAATCTTCGATAGATTTTTAGAAATTGAGCTTGGATATGTTGATTATAAAATACTTGCAGCAGGTATCGTAGCCTATAGGAGAGCAAAAACTGCAAATATGATACTCTATCCACACATAAAGTATGTTTTAACAGAACTTTTAAGAATGGGATTAAAACTTGGAGTTATCTCAGATGCACCAAGACTGCAAGCTTGGACAAGACTAGCAGAAGTAGGACTTCACACTATATTTGACGCTGTAATCACTTGGGACGATACAGGAGTAAGAAAACCAAATCCTGAACCATTTCTTGCTATACTAAAAAAATTAGATGTAGAACCTCACAACGCTTTAATGGTTGGTGATTGGGCAGAAAGAGATATATACGGTGCAAAGGAAGTAGGAATGATCACAGTATTTGCAAGATACGGAGATACTTTCGGTACAAAAAATTCAGGAGCTGACTTTGAAATTGATGATCCTCTTGAACTTATCGAAATTGTTAAGAAATTAAATGAAAATAAGGGAGCTTAA
- the acpS gene encoding holo-ACP synthase, whose translation MKIRELKTGVDLVEIERIKKAYEKFGEKFLKRIFTEKEIEYAFKNKNPFIHLAGRFAAKEAVMKSIGSGFGQGVYFKKIEVIRDKSGKPEIKLHGDLRERFKNKKFSISITHDGKYALAFCIMLDCEE comes from the coding sequence ATGAAAATAAGGGAGCTTAAAACTGGAGTTGACCTAGTAGAAATTGAAAGAATAAAAAAGGCTTATGAGAAATTTGGTGAAAAATTTTTAAAAAGAATTTTCACTGAAAAGGAAATTGAATACGCCTTTAAAAATAAAAACCCCTTTATTCATCTAGCCGGGCGTTTTGCAGCTAAAGAAGCCGTGATGAAATCTATAGGAAGTGGCTTTGGGCAAGGAGTCTACTTTAAAAAAATTGAAGTTATAAGAGATAAAAGCGGTAAACCAGAAATAAAACTTCACGGAGACTTAAGAGAGAGATTTAAAAACAAAAAATTCTCAATATCAATAACCCACGATGGAAAATATGCACTTGCCTTTTGTATTATGTTAGACTGTGAAGAGTAA
- a CDS encoding tetratricopeptide repeat protein: MKSKYCTKLYEKFENIKSKIKVGATFEEVKEELKELYIEVKDEIDSLIELLEEIKRETLKLKRDTQVRDPLKFVQRLQITDVDVTTFIEKGWNEIAKGNYDEAIKILESVREKAPDNVKVLNLLGWAYVQSGRYDDAFPLYIKVLQIEPMNTMAMKDIGYICYKKGIYGEAIEHLVKVIRINNNPTATLYALYYLGLIYLDREMYDDAISFFQKALEKGPNLVEAIYHLGITYEKKKEYEKAKESYRKVIEIAPDSKWAQKAIERLENV; encoded by the coding sequence GTGAAGAGTAAATACTGTACCAAATTATACGAAAAATTTGAAAACATTAAAAGTAAAATCAAAGTTGGTGCTACCTTTGAAGAAGTAAAAGAGGAGCTAAAGGAGCTTTATATAGAAGTCAAAGATGAAATTGACTCACTTATAGAACTTTTAGAAGAGATAAAAAGAGAAACTTTAAAATTAAAAAGAGATACTCAGGTACGGGACCCTTTGAAATTTGTTCAAAGACTTCAAATAACAGATGTAGATGTTACTACCTTTATAGAGAAAGGGTGGAATGAGATCGCAAAAGGTAATTACGATGAGGCTATTAAAATTCTTGAAAGTGTAAGAGAAAAGGCTCCTGATAATGTGAAAGTTTTAAACCTTCTTGGCTGGGCCTATGTTCAATCAGGAAGGTACGATGATGCTTTTCCTCTTTATATAAAAGTTCTCCAAATTGAGCCTATGAACACAATGGCTATGAAAGATATAGGTTATATATGTTATAAAAAGGGAATATATGGTGAGGCTATAGAACACTTAGTTAAAGTAATAAGAATTAATAATAATCCCACTGCCACTTTGTACGCTCTCTATTATTTGGGACTAATTTATCTTGATAGAGAAATGTATGACGATGCTATTTCATTTTTCCAAAAGGCACTTGAAAAAGGGCCAAACCTTGTTGAGGCTATATATCACTTAGGTATCACTTATGAAAAAAAGAAAGAGTATGAAAAAGCAAAGGAAAGTTATAGGAAAGTTATAGAGATAGCACCTGACTCAAAATGGGCCCAAAAGGCAATTGAAAGGCTTGAAAACGTTTGA
- a CDS encoding AAA family ATPase, translating to MKTFEEFFGLKKSPFKNTVDLDFLFWSENIKEGYARILYQIFELRGGLSLILGEIGCGKTTLSKLIEKDLREKGKKTLLLSDPLISPAAFLNLLAKNFLEIESYKKSKIALRNDLEKKFKSDPFRFVVLVDEAQLLSSKMLEEIRLLLNMEVPEGKLLQIVLFGQLELKKKLKKHPAIMQRVAIAYTLNPFSEIETENYIKHRLKVAGGDENIFNKEAIKEIYLITKGYPRLINSICSNALFIAFTRNKKIVDKETILLIKKDFDFHLK from the coding sequence TTGAAAACGTTTGAAGAATTCTTTGGTCTTAAGAAATCGCCCTTTAAAAATACCGTAGACTTAGATTTTCTTTTCTGGTCTGAAAATATAAAGGAGGGCTATGCTAGAATTCTTTATCAAATTTTTGAATTAAGGGGCGGCCTTTCTTTAATTCTTGGTGAAATCGGATGCGGAAAAACTACTCTTTCTAAATTAATTGAAAAAGATCTAAGAGAAAAAGGGAAAAAAACTCTACTTCTTTCAGATCCTCTTATTTCACCAGCAGCCTTTTTAAACCTTTTAGCTAAAAACTTTTTAGAAATTGAAAGTTATAAAAAAAGTAAAATAGCCTTAAGAAATGATTTAGAAAAAAAGTTTAAGAGTGATCCCTTTAGATTCGTAGTACTGGTTGATGAGGCTCAACTTTTAAGTTCTAAAATGTTAGAGGAAATAAGGTTACTTTTAAATATGGAAGTACCAGAGGGAAAACTTTTACAAATAGTTCTTTTTGGACAACTGGAGCTTAAAAAGAAACTAAAAAAACACCCAGCAATTATGCAAAGGGTCGCAATTGCCTATACTTTAAATCCATTCTCTGAAATTGAAACAGAAAATTATATAAAACATAGATTAAAAGTGGCTGGAGGAGACGAAAATATATTCAATAAAGAAGCAATCAAAGAAATTTACCTAATCACAAAAGGTTATCCCAGGTTAATTAACAGCATCTGCTCTAATGCCCTATTTATTGCCTTTACAAGAAATAAAAAGATAGTTGATAAAGAAACTATTTTACTTATAAAGAAGGACTTTGACTTTCACCTTAAATAA
- a CDS encoding aromatic amino acid ammonia-lyase — translation MRYFHVGLDKLDTEELWNIAKGKKIKVESEVLKKVKANREVLENLIKKDEMYYGINTGVGRFADKKLSLDELKDFQKDLIISHTSGYGAPLKKEIVRMAMFLRLYMLSRGYSGVRPEVVLKLEEFLNKDIVPYVPSFGSVGASGDLIPLSHIAMALIGGGMVFHDDRLLPTYVVLKSTNTKPLEMEYKEALALINGTQVSLALLVYVTKYLETILSFYDKAFLLSFVAIDGNPDIFNESLITLRNSKSEKKFAKIYREFLKDYRFERKKKLVQDPYSFRCMPQIRGSTDEVFEFCKKIIEDEIESVSDNPLILDEKVISGGNFIGIRLSFAAENLKKIISVLSNVSERRINHLMGSEVVEMPKFLSAEPGKKSGLMILHVLVASLVSYIKTLTFPDLSDSIPTSQNQEDYVPMTMNSCLKLLDILDKFKVITLSELYASTRALLLLKKKIPSKLDDFLSSNFEDLKIFTDDLAPFEVLRRIEKILNLENI, via the coding sequence ATGAGGTACTTTCACGTAGGTCTTGATAAATTAGATACTGAGGAGCTTTGGAACATTGCAAAGGGAAAAAAGATAAAAGTTGAGTCAGAAGTTTTAAAAAAGGTAAAGGCAAATAGAGAGGTTTTAGAAAACTTAATAAAAAAAGATGAGATGTACTATGGGATAAACACAGGGGTAGGCAGATTTGCTGATAAAAAATTGAGTTTAGATGAACTGAAAGACTTCCAGAAGGACTTAATTATCTCCCATACTTCAGGTTACGGAGCCCCTCTTAAAAAAGAGATTGTTAGGATGGCAATGTTTTTAAGGTTATATATGTTGTCAAGGGGATATTCAGGAGTAAGACCTGAAGTAGTGCTAAAACTTGAGGAATTTTTGAATAAAGACATTGTTCCCTATGTTCCCTCTTTTGGATCAGTGGGTGCAAGTGGAGATTTAATTCCCCTTTCGCACATAGCTATGGCTTTAATCGGTGGGGGAATGGTATTTCACGATGATAGACTTTTGCCGACTTATGTTGTTCTTAAGTCTACTAATACAAAACCACTTGAAATGGAATATAAAGAAGCACTTGCTCTTATAAATGGAACTCAGGTTTCGTTAGCTCTTTTAGTTTATGTTACTAAGTACCTTGAAACTATCTTATCTTTTTATGATAAAGCATTCCTTCTTTCTTTTGTTGCAATAGATGGTAATCCGGATATTTTTAACGAAAGTCTTATAACTTTACGTAATTCAAAGAGTGAGAAAAAGTTTGCTAAAATCTATAGGGAATTCTTAAAGGATTATAGATTTGAAAGAAAAAAGAAACTCGTACAAGATCCTTATTCTTTTAGATGTATGCCACAAATAAGAGGCTCAACTGATGAAGTTTTTGAATTTTGCAAAAAAATAATTGAGGATGAAATAGAGTCTGTCTCAGATAATCCTTTAATATTAGATGAAAAAGTTATTTCAGGAGGAAACTTCATAGGAATAAGACTATCTTTTGCTGCTGAAAATCTAAAGAAAATCATTTCAGTCTTATCAAATGTTTCTGAAAGAAGAATTAATCATTTGATGGGTAGTGAAGTGGTTGAAATGCCGAAGTTTCTTTCAGCTGAACCAGGAAAAAAATCAGGTCTTATGATCTTGCATGTTCTTGTTGCATCTTTAGTTTCTTATATAAAAACTCTAACATTTCCTGATCTTTCAGACTCAATACCTACTTCACAGAATCAAGAAGATTATGTTCCGATGACTATGAATTCCTGTTTAAAACTATTAGATATTCTAGATAAGTTTAAGGTAATAACTCTCTCAGAGTTATATGCAAGTACAAGAGCTCTTTTATTACTTAAAAAGAAAATTCCATCAAAACTTGATGATTTTCTAAGTTCAAATTTTGAGGATTTGAAGATATTTACTGATGATTTAGCTCCCTTTGAAGTACTTAGAAGGATTGAAAAAATATTAAATCTTGAAAATATTTAA
- a CDS encoding endonuclease Q family protein, giving the protein MNYFIADIHIHSSYSRATSPNMNPTFLSRYAKYKGVNLLGTGDILHPEYKRELKKVLKERGDGYFEIDGTLFILTTEVNLVFTRNDKIKRIHIVLTFPDFLTVETLEKKISLFGSLSADGRPTLSLDTINFIELVREVSKDIMIIPAHIWTPWFSLFGSNSGFDSLEEAFGSYVKEIQALETGLSSDPPMNWMLSSLDNFSLVSNSDSHSPDRIGREANVFKTYLSYEELKNVLEKKDREKFLFTIEFFPEEGKYHYDGHRSCGISMHPEESNKLNNICPRCNRQLTIGVLSRVYKLKDRNFGEKPENYIPYKNLVPLKEIIAQTINKGENSKETERIWESLIKRYDNEMNILLNVSLDELSKNVDTRIIEGIKNMREGKVKRIPGYDGVYGKIIVFDEESNKNYNKNLSSQISLF; this is encoded by the coding sequence ATGAATTATTTTATAGCAGATATTCACATACATTCCTCCTATTCAAGAGCTACAAGCCCTAATATGAATCCAACTTTTCTCTCGAGGTACGCAAAATATAAGGGAGTTAACCTGCTTGGAACCGGTGATATACTTCATCCTGAGTATAAAAGAGAACTTAAAAAAGTCTTAAAAGAAAGGGGAGACGGTTATTTTGAAATAGATGGAACCTTATTCATCTTAACAACAGAAGTAAATCTTGTTTTCACAAGAAACGATAAAATCAAAAGGATTCATATTGTTTTAACTTTTCCTGATTTTTTAACTGTTGAAACACTTGAAAAGAAAATTTCTCTTTTCGGGTCCTTAAGTGCAGATGGAAGACCTACTCTTTCTTTAGATACTATCAATTTTATTGAGTTAGTTAGGGAAGTTTCAAAGGATATTATGATTATACCAGCTCACATTTGGACACCTTGGTTTTCCCTTTTTGGTTCTAATTCTGGTTTTGATTCTCTAGAAGAAGCCTTTGGAAGTTACGTTAAAGAGATACAGGCTCTTGAAACAGGACTTTCATCTGATCCACCTATGAATTGGATGCTTTCATCACTTGACAATTTTTCTCTTGTTTCAAACTCAGATTCACACTCTCCAGATAGAATAGGACGAGAAGCTAATGTTTTTAAGACTTACCTCTCATATGAAGAGTTGAAAAATGTTTTAGAAAAAAAAGATAGAGAAAAGTTTTTGTTTACAATCGAATTTTTTCCCGAAGAGGGGAAGTACCATTATGATGGGCATAGGAGCTGTGGAATTTCTATGCATCCCGAGGAGTCAAATAAGCTAAATAATATATGTCCAAGGTGTAATCGACAGCTTACAATAGGTGTCTTATCTAGAGTTTATAAGTTAAAAGATAGAAATTTTGGAGAAAAGCCTGAAAATTATATTCCTTACAAAAATCTTGTTCCACTGAAAGAGATAATTGCTCAGACGATAAATAAAGGAGAAAACTCTAAAGAAACAGAAAGAATTTGGGAGTCTCTCATAAAAAGATATGATAACGAAATGAATATTTTACTTAATGTGAGTTTAGATGAGCTTTCAAAAAATGTAGATACGAGAATAATAGAGGGAATAAAAAACATGAGAGAAGGTAAAGTAAAAAGAATTCCGGGTTATGATGGTGTTTACGGCAAAATTATCGTTTTTGATGAAGAAAGTAATAAAAACTATAATAAAAATTTGAGTTCCCAGATATCCCTTTTTTAA
- a CDS encoding class I SAM-dependent methyltransferase gives MSEFSKSFTKIAQFYDELMSNVSYKEWVDYAVSFLNIFNIKKEKFLDLACGTIIPTIYLSEYCEKIVGVDKSIEMLKVAKRKIEKLNSKKISLVLSDIREFHFKWKFDAIFCFFDSMNYLLNIDDLYKSFYCAYQNLKSRGIFLFDMNSIFALKELWDTRKDIKIHKNFISIWENEWIEEEKISKLVITIEWKENGKERYVREVHFEKAYHIDEVVDTLKKAGFEEVNVYEHLKYSLPNSYTTRIQYVALK, from the coding sequence GTGTCTGAATTTTCAAAGTCATTTACTAAAATTGCCCAATTCTATGATGAGTTAATGAGTAATGTTTCCTATAAGGAATGGGTCGATTATGCTGTTTCTTTTCTGAATATCTTTAATATTAAAAAAGAGAAATTTCTTGATCTTGCTTGTGGTACAATAATTCCAACAATTTATCTTTCTGAGTATTGTGAAAAAATTGTCGGTGTTGATAAATCAATTGAAATGCTTAAAGTAGCTAAAAGGAAAATAGAAAAACTAAATAGTAAAAAGATTTCTCTTGTTCTCTCTGATATAAGAGAATTTCATTTCAAATGGAAGTTTGATGCAATTTTTTGTTTCTTTGATAGTATGAATTACCTTTTAAACATAGATGATCTTTATAAGTCTTTTTACTGTGCCTATCAAAATCTTAAAAGTAGGGGAATTTTTTTATTTGACATGAACTCGATTTTTGCACTCAAAGAATTATGGGATACAAGGAAAGATATAAAAATTCATAAAAACTTTATTTCAATATGGGAAAATGAATGGATAGAGGAAGAAAAAATTTCAAAACTTGTGATTACAATAGAATGGAAAGAAAACGGCAAAGAAAGATACGTTAGAGAAGTTCACTTTGAAAAAGCTTATCACATTGATGAAGTTGTAGATACTTTAAAAAAAGCTGGTTTTGAGGAAGTTAACGTATATGAACACTTGAAATATAGTTTACCTAATTCTTATACTACAAGAATTCAATACGTCGCTTTGAAATGA